Part of the Solwaraspora sp. WMMA2065 genome is shown below.
CCACCGCCGGATGAAGATGAGCACCGCCTCGACGACGCCGAGCAGCAGGGCGAGTCCACCGAGGAACAGCAGACCAGCGGGATCACCAGCGGCCACCGGGCCGTCCACCACCTCGGCGATGACCAGCGGGATGGCGATGCCGGCCCCGGTCGCTGCTGCGGCGGCCGCCAGCAGCCAACCAAGTTGACCGAGGTACGGGCGCAGGTAACAGCGCAGTCGCCAGAGATTGTGGACGGCGCGCCGCCGGGGCGGAGATCGGTCGGGTACGGCGTCCACACCACGACGGTAGCCGGTGCCGGCACCGGTTCACTGCCCTGCGAAGGTCACCTGCGATTCATGGTCGAGCAGCCACTTCTTGATCGGCAGACCCCATCGGTAGCCGCCCAGCGTGCCGTCGCCGCGCAGCACCCGGTGGCAGGGGACCACCAGCGCGACCGCGTTGCGGGCGCAGGCGCCGGCTGCCGCCCGGACCGCTGCCGGGCGGCCGGAGCGCAGGGCGAACGCCGTATAGCTGACCGGCCCGCCGGGCTTCACCTCACGCAGCGCCGACCAGGCGGTGCGCTGGAACGGACCGCCGCGCTGACTGACCGGGAGCTGGTCGATCGCAGTGAGCTCACCGGCCAGGTAGGACCGTACGGCGCGGGTGACGTCGCCGAGGTCGGCCCGGTGGCGGACCGGTCCGCGCAGGTCGGGGTGGACCACGGCGAGCAGGTCGTCCGGGTCGGCGGTGAAGCCGGCGGCCCGCAGTGCCCCGTCCGGGTCGGCGATCAGTGTCAGCGGCCCGACCGCCGTGGCGATCGTACTCGCGTCCAATGTCGAAGACGTTGTCATCATTCACTCCGATGTAGATTTCGTTGGCGTGGCGGACCGCCACAGCCGCAGGTTGGCGTAGGACCGCCAGGGCCGCCAGCGCTCAGCGTGGGTGGTCAGGTCTGCGGGGGAGGCGGGCAGGCCGAGCGCCGCCGCGCCGCGCCGTACCCCCAGGTCGGTGCCGAGCAGCACATCCGGGTCGCCGAGCGCCCGCATCGCCACATAACCGGCGGTCCACGGGCCGATGCCGGGCAGTGCGGTGAGCCGGTGCGACAGCTCGGCCCGGTCGCTGCCCAGGTCGAGCCCGATGTCGCCGTCGGCGACCCCGGCGGCCAACGCGCGCAGCGTGCCGCGCCGGGTGGCTGGCATCGCGAAGGCGTCGTCGGGTAGGGCGAGCAGTTCGGCCGGGCCCGGGAACGGCGCCAGGCCGTCCGCAGGCAGGGCTGTTCGCGACCCGTCCGCAGGCGGGGCTGTTCGCGACCCGTCCGCAGGCGGGGCTGTTCGCGACGCGGTCGCCGCGCAGAGGCGGGCCAGCACCCGGCGGGCGGCGGACACCGAGATCTGCTGCCCGACCACGGCCCGTACCGCCAGTTCGAAGCCGTCCACCGCGCCCGGCACCCGGACCCCGGGCTCGGCGGCGACAGCAGCGGCGAACGCCGGATCGGCACCCAGCACGGCGTCCACCGCCGCCGGGTCGGCGTCCAGGTCGAACAGCCGGCGGCAGCGGGACACCGCCGGTGCCAGATCACGCAGGTCGGCGAGGCGCAACGCGGCGGCGAGGAAACCGTCGTGCGGGGTGAGCGCCACCGTGCCGGTGCCGTACGGCAACCGCAGCGCACGCCGGTATCTGCCGCCG
Proteins encoded:
- a CDS encoding methylated-DNA--[protein]-cysteine S-methyltransferase, which translates into the protein MMTTSSTLDASTIATAVGPLTLIADPDGALRAAGFTADPDDLLAVVHPDLRGPVRHRADLGDVTRAVRSYLAGELTAIDQLPVSQRGGPFQRTAWSALREVKPGGPVSYTAFALRSGRPAAVRAAAGACARNAVALVVPCHRVLRGDGTLGGYRWGLPIKKWLLDHESQVTFAGQ
- a CDS encoding AlkA N-terminal domain-containing protein, which codes for MELDFERCYRVVDSRDQRFDGWFYTGVTSTGIYCRPSCPAVTPKRDNVRFFASAAAAQQAGLRACRRCHPDATPGSPDWDRRADLVGRAMRLIGDGVVDRGGVPGLARRLGYTERHLTRVLTEQVGAGPLALARAQRAQTARILVERTALTVAEIAFAAGFGSVRQFNDTFRTVYGGPPSTLRGRVRPGAPDRAGVITVRLAFRRPMAVDAVLGFLADRAVPGVESADGGRYRRALRLPYGTGTVALTPHDGFLAAALRLADLRDLAPAVSRCRRLFDLDADPAAVDAVLGADPAFAAAVAAEPGVRVPGAVDGFELAVRAVVGQQISVSAARRVLARLCAATASRTAPPADGSRTAPPADGSRTALPADGLAPFPGPAELLALPDDAFAMPATRRGTLRALAAGVADGDIGLDLGSDRAELSHRLTALPGIGPWTAGYVAMRALGDPDVLLGTDLGVRRGAAALGLPASPADLTTHAERWRPWRSYANLRLWRSATPTKSTSE